In Spirochaetota bacterium, the sequence CTTCGTTAAATTCAATAGGAATAAAGAGTTTATTAAATGTGATAAAAAGCTTCGTTCCTTCACCTTCTCAGGATAAGGAACATCTGGGTTATGATCCAAATAACCAGACAAAGGAGGTGATCGTTAAAAGCCTTGCAACTGAGCCCTTCTCCGCTGTGATATGGAAAACTTATATCGATCAGTATGCTGGAAGGTCTAATTACATGAAGGTGATCTCTGGTGAGCTTGTGCCTGATACTGAACTCAGTAATTCAGCCAAAAATACAAAAGAAAAAATAACAAGACTCTATTCAATGATCGGGAACAAGCAATTTGAAGTGCAGAAGCTCTGCTGTGGAGATATCGGAGTAGTGGTTAAGCTTGAGAAGACATCCACGAGGGATACCCTTTGTGATCCACAGAGACCCGTCTACCTTCCCATAATAAACATCCCTCAACCAGTTTTTTCATATGCCGTAGAACCTGCTAAGAAAGGAGAAGAAGATAAGATAGGGCAGATCTTTGGCAAGATCGTTGATGAAAATCCTACTGTTACCTATGGCTTTAATTCTGAAACAGGTCAAACTGTGCTATCCGGCATGGGAGAAATGCAGCTTGATATCTTACTGGAGACAATTAAAGAGAAGAACAAAATTGAGATGATTACCAAAGAACCGAGAATCGCTTATAGGGAAACAATTACAAAAAAGGCAGAATCCAAATACAAGCATAAAAAACAGACTGGGGGACATGGACAATATGGCGAGGTTTTTTTACGAATTGCACCTCGTGACAGAGGCGCTGGTTTTGAATTTAAGGACAGTATTGTTGGAGGGGTAATCCCAAAGCAGTATATACCTGGTGTAGAGAAGGGGATAAGGGAAGGCATGGGGGAGGGAGTGTTGGCCAAGTTCCCTGTAGTGGATATATGGGTGGAACTTCATTATGGATCATACCATCCTGTGGATTCCTCTGAGATGTCATTCAAGATTGCTGGAAGAAATGCGTTGAAGATGGCTTTAGAAGATGCTGGTCCTCAATTACTAGAACCAATCATGGAGGTTGCCATATATGTTGACAAGGAATTTATGGGTGATATTCTAAATGACATAACCAGCAAAAGAGGGAGGGTGCTTGGCATGGATAGCAAAGAGGCGTCCTCTGATAGCGGCATTTCTTTAGTGAAGGCTCATGTTCCGTTATCCGAAATGCTAAGATATTCCATTGATCTTCGATCAATGACCAGTGGCAAGGCAACATTTGAGATGAACTTTTCACATTATGATCCGATTTCTGGTAAAATCGCAGAAAAGGTTATCGAAAAGAGAAAGGAACAGCTTGAGGAAGAGGCTAATAAGTAATATAGGCGCCGCTACTGCATACATTACATACTACCGGATCTTGCTAATCAAAATCGAATCGGCTATGACCGCCTGTAATCTGTTCTCATTAGCATCCTTATTAAGATTAAGGGAATCGGTTTATTTCAGGAAAGCAATTTATATAAGAATTTGATTGATAGTGATGAATGTAGTAATATTTGAAGATAATAATTACGATAGTTTTTATCCCATTTCTCTTACCAGACCATTATGGGAGCTTAGAATTGGGTGTCTTTCATTAAGAGAGAGAATAGTACATTATATAAATGAAAACTATAGTAGGGCGAATCTATATTTTTTTACAAGAGATTATCTTGTCCCGCATTTTAGACAAAAGTATCCTGAGTTGAGGATCAACGATTATTCAATTTTCGACTCAAATGAGGATATTCTATTCATAAACTGTACAATCATTCCGGATGAAAATATAGCAAATCCTCAAAGAAATGTCTTGGTTTTGCATGACAATATACCTATGATAGCGCTTGTCGAGATGAATAGATTACGAGGGGAATCGGTGAATATTGTAGCACTTCTGTTAAAATCAGAATGTAAAACGGAGATGAGAAATAATTCTATTAAGAGGCTAGAATATGTGTGGGATTTGGTTCGATATAATGATAAGATGATTCAAGATGATTTTAGGTATTTTCAGAAGTTCAGAATTAATGATGAGGTAAATAACGTAACAATTATAGGCGATGCCAACCAAATAGTAATAGAGGGGAATGTGAAAATCGATCCCTTTGTTTGTATCGATCTTACAAATGGTCCGGTTATCATTAGAAAGAACACCGTAATCAATTCATTTACTAAAATCGAAGGCCCCTGCTATATTGGAGAGGATTGTATTATTCTTGGCGCAAGGTTGAGGAACGGTTGTTCGATTGGTGATTGCTGCAGAATTGGCGGTGAGGTTGAACAATCAATATTTCATGGATATTCAAATAAGTATCATGATGGCTTTATTGGACATTCATATATAGGTGAGTGGATTAATTTAGGCGCTCTTACAACCAACAGTGATTTAAAGAACAACTATACAACAGTCAAGGTTTACCTATCAGGGACACGAGTCAATAGTGAAAATATTAAGGTGGGTTGCTTTATCGGTGATTTCGCAAAGACCAGCATCGGCACTCTGATAAACACTGGAACGAGTATTGGCGTTGGCTCAATGGTAGTTCATTCAGGAGCAATGGCCCCTTATCATTTGCCATCATTTACATGGTTTATCAATAATGTTATAATCGATCCAGGCAATTTTAAGCAATTCATAGAATCCTGCATGGCAATGACTTCTAGACGACAAATTGATTTTAGTGAGAGTTACAATGATTTATTGATGAGGCTCTATCATATGACTCAGGATAATCGGGAAAAAGAGATATTAAAATGGAAAAGAATGCAGAGATAAAGATATCCTTAATAGTATTGATCTCCTTTTTTGTTCATTTGATTTTTGCTTTGGGGGTCTTTATGCCAGTATATAATGAATTTATGAGGATACAGGGATTGAATGAGAGGTCCAGCGGAAATAGGGATGTAATTGTAAATATCAATCAGGATGATAGAAGAGTAGAAAGCCGGAATACCCTTATGTCTGATAGGGATTCTAGTGCAAAGGGTCATATTACGAAGGATAAGGGTGATCACTGGTTGAATAATTTTAGGGATTTTATTTTGAAGAGGGGTAAGCAGAATGTAGGGAAGACCTCTGATAAGAGCATGGATGTGAGAGATAAAACTGGAATCTTGGTCACTGATAACACAGAGGTCATTATCCGTTTAATGAAATATGAAATTGGTAATATTATTGGTGATGATGGTGTAGGAGAATTTACAAAAATACCAGACAAGAATGAGTTTAATAGAAAAAATGCCATTTTTTATTCTACTGATGGAAGATTTTCCTTTAATACACAAAAATATAAGAATTTTAAGTATTTTAAAAAACTAAAAGATAAAGTCGCTTCTCATTGGTTTCCTCCCCTGTTGGCTAATTCCATAATCGCCGGTTTTGATCCGCTTACCGGCAGCTATACTCCTGGTCGAGTAAGAATAATGGCAATTCCCAATCAATTGGTGAAGATATATTTTACAATGAACAGGGAGGGAGATGTGCTCGATGTAGTCCTTGTAGAATCCATGGGCAATGGGGCCTTGGATTCCTCCTGTATTGACGCTATTCAACTTTCAAGGAATTTTGGTGAAGTGCCATCTGAAATTAAGGGCAATATTGTAGTGATCCCCTTTATGTTCGGGTATTTTGTGTATTAGATATTGCTCTAGGAGTGCCACATATTATCTAAACTATTACAAACTTAATAGTGTAACAGCTCAATATATGTTCCTTGTGATTAAGGTGGAATACAATTCATCCTCCCCTCGTATAAAATAGTGACCGAATAAGGATATCGGGTATTTTCAATAAAAATGATCATAAAATTGGGAGAGAATATTATCCAATCTCCTTAATTATATCATTTAAGGATTTTCCTCCAACGATCTCTTCCCTTGACTTCTTGAAACTTATAAACAGATTGTGAAGATAATTCTTTAAAGGATTGGATGCGGATTGATTTGGAATATCGAAGCTGATATCATGAATCTTAGTAATTACATCCGCCAAAATAATATTACTTGAAGAATTTGCAGGGATGAAGCTTTCCTCTCCTGATTCAAGAATGATTTTTTCTTCTTTGAATAACACAATGAAGGAATCAAGCTCTGAGTATTGATTGGATGTTATCTTTAACAGATCCTTATAGGACGTTGCTCCCCTTCCCTCCTCAAATTTTTTGTATATCTGATACAATATGGATATCCCGTAATATACATTTATTTCATTTTTCCCCTTTAGGGCCTTTCTAGTATCCATATATGATTGAGGATGCATCAGCGTATAGGAGACTTCAGCACCAAAGAGCACTATCAATGATGATGCATATACCAGAAGGAGAAAGAGGGGAAACGCCGCAAGGGCTCCATATATTGCTACAGTCCCCTTGGCTAAAGATTTAATGTAGACAATAAAGAGCAGAATGAAGATTACCCACACTGTACTGGTGAATGCCGCTCCAATTGATGCGGGCTTAAATTGAACTCTGGTATTTGGGATTACCAAATATGTTAATAAAAAGAGCAACCAGATAAAAGCAAAGGGGGCAAAGAAGTTTAATAGAAATACGCCAAAATGTTTCCCTTCCATCCCCTTCCATGATCCTCCATTATCTGAAGATCTCATTATCAAGCCAGTATCACCAATTACCCAAAGATTGTTGTTATTGTGTAATATTTTATTAATTTTTGATGGGAGTTGGTTGATTATATGCCATTTTTGACCAGCATTCTCAGTGTAAATGAGATCCCCCTTCTCTCCTGCAATGTAACCAGTAGAACTGTTGATAAATAGGGCGCTATAATAGCCTATATTTAAGAATTTCCTATTATTCCACTCTTTAGTGTTAGTATTGCCATATAGTATAGTTCCCTCATCTCCTATTAGGAGGACTTCATCTTCATTAATGTGATAGGTGTAATTGAGGCTTATGGGTCTATTTTTCCTTATAATCTCATCCAATTGTATAAAATTCCATGTTTTTCCTGCATCAATTGTTTTTAGAACAATTCCCCTATCTCCAGCTATAATTCCATGGCTTTTATAAAATGATATTGATTTTAGATTTGATGTCAACTCCTTCCACTCAATAACTTTCCAACCTCTTCCGCCATTTTTGGTGGTTAGTAGATATCCGTCATCAGCAGCAATAAATCCTGTCTTTTGATCTATCATACAAATATCATTAAAGTCAAATGCTCCAAACTTATTAAAGGACCAACTCTTTCCCATGTCTTTTGTATGTAGAATGATCCCATTATCCCCAATTATCCATCCATAATCTCCAATAAACTGGATATCCGTGAATCCGGATTTTTTTAATTCTCTCGGTTCAAACATGAACTCATCTTCTTTTTTAAAGGTTTTACGACCAATATCGAATTTAAATATCCTCTGGTTATAAAAGTCTATCCTATCATGGGGAAGTGGCAGAAAATTCATATTAAGATTTTCAGAATAAAGAATATTTGACTTGTTGCCTACAACCCAGATTTTGTTATCCTTTGCAATATATGCTGAATTGTAATTAGGAGAGGAGAAAGTAGCGGAAATCCTGGCTGCAACTGTTGTCCCAGAGATTAGAATCAATGGGCCTAACGTTAGGGTTGCCCAATAATATATTATTTTTAGAATAAAGGGTCTGCCATGTTTGACTCGCCAAATACCATCTAATGATTTTTCAAAAGTTCTTAAGACTCCTGTAGCAGAAAATACCATTACAATAGCACCGATTCCCCCAATTTTTCCGGCATTTTCAATGAGACTTAAAATGACTTCAATAAACGGATCAATATTGAGCTTAATATTATGCTCAATCATAAAGAGGGTTATACGTCGAAAGAGTTCTTCTTTCTTATCGCCTACACCTGAAAAAATTGAATAGAATGTTAATACAACAGTGAGTGTTGGGATTAGTGAGATTATGGTCATATAAGCAATAGATGAAGCCTTTGTAAAGCAGTCGTCGAGGATAAATTTTTTAGATGATACAATAAAGACCTTGGTCCCATTAATTATTTTATTGTTAATTTTACTATAGGTTTTTTCTCCGAGATATATATCATTTAACAGAGTACTGATCTTATTCTTGAGATTTTTAATTTCTGAAATTTTGAGGGAGTTTTTGCTCATATCATATCGTTTTGCTAATAGTTTTGATGTGATATCAATTATGGGATTAATCCAGCCCTGAATCTATTCCATATTACTTGATTTGAAAATGGTATAAAATCAAACCTAATCATTATATTTATGTTTTGATTTTCAGTCAAGCCATAACCTAAGGGATTAGATGTTTTATTAGTAATTCATCGATTAGTGGCAAAATAACGCTATCCTCCTTATTCAAGGGGATATTGACATAACAGGGGGCTGATCCATTGAAGGGAGATTTGATTATCTTTGGAAATATATTTTTTTATATTGACAATATTTTTCTATTTTCTTAAGAGTAATAAGAGTTTATTATTGAAAATAATATTAATATAAAAATTTTAATTTCATATAACATAATAATCGTATATACTATATTTAATCGGATTAGAATAATTATTTACGTATTGGAAATTTAATTATTTTGTTCATATTACAGGTTAGCCAATACTATTTCAATTAAAAGGAGTTGAATATATAAATGACAAGTCCACTTGAAGTCGAAGTAAACGGGGATATTGAAAGGGCCTTTAAGAACCTTAAGAAGAAGATGGCTTTTGAAGGTATTTTCAAGGAGTTGAAGAGAAGAAGATACTATGAGAAACCCAGTGAGGAGAGGAAGAGGAAGAGTGAAGAGGCGGCAAGAAGACGGATTAAAAAGATGAGGCGTATCTCAACACAAAATCAGGGGAAACGGTTAATACCTCCTAAGACAGATTTTAAGGTAGAGGAGAAGCGTGAGAGTGAATAGTCACCTTCGCTATATACAATTAAAAAAAGAATCCGGCTAGACCGGGTTTTTTTTATGTTTAGGGCATGAGCAAGGAAAGAGATATAAGACCACTGGCTGAGAGATGTCGCCCTCATTCATTGGATGAATTTGTTGGGCAAAAACACCTACTTGGGTTTGGTAAAATTATTAATGTCATTTTAGAGAAAAATATACCCTTTTCACTTATTATGTGGGGTGATCCTGGAACAGGTAAGACTACACTTGCAAGACTCATAGCTGAATGCTGTGAAATGGAGTCATATTTTATTAGCGCCATCTCCTCAGGGGTTGTGGATGTTAGAAAGATAATAGAGAGGGGTAAGGAGAACAAGAAGAACGGGATTCAAACCCTTCTCTTTTTAGATGAAATACACAGGTTTAATAAGGCTCAGCAGGATGCCGTTTTGGGGGCTGTGGAGGTTGGTAGCATTATTTTAATTGGCGCAACAACCGAAAATCCATCTTTTCAGGTCATTGCCCCCCTGCTCTCAAGAACCAGGGTATTGAAGTTGAACAAATTATCCGAAGAAGAACTTCTTCAGATACTTGATAATGCCCTTGATAGAGACGAGATTTTACGAGACATGAACCTGGTATTCGAAAAGGGGGTTAAGGATAAAATTGTTGGTTTTGCTCAGGGGGATGCAAGGTTAATGTTAAATATCCTTGAAACCTCTGTATTGCTATCTGATAATGGTCGAATTATTGAAGAAACACTTATGGAGGCAGTACGAGATCAGTCCATATATTACGATAGAGCTGGGGATAGGCATTATGATACTATTTCTGCCTTTATTAAGTCCCTTAGGGGTTCTGATCCCAATGCATCAGTATATTATCTTGCAAGAATGCTAATATCAGGGGAAGATCCTGAGTTTATTGCAAGACGAATGGTTATTTTCGCATCCGAGGATATAGGGAATGCATATCCAAATGCCATAACTATTGCTACATCGACCCTTACCGCAGTCAAGAGTATAGGCATGCCGGAGTCAGAAATAATACTATCTCAATGCGCAACCTTCCTAGCGACCTCTCCCAAGAGCAATGCCGCTTTCCGAGCAATAAAGAGCGCTAAGGCCATTGCAAAGGAGATTGATCTGGATATACCAATGCATCTTAGGAATGCGCCTACTGAGTTGATGAAGGATATAGGATATGCGAAGGGATATAAATATCCTCATGATTATGAAGAGCATTTTGTAAATGAGGAGTATCTGCCAGATAAAATCAGAGATAAGGTATTCTATGACCCCACTGATGAGGGTAGCGAAAAGTCAATGAAATTGAGATTGAGCAGGCTTTGGCCTGAAAAATATAAATGTTGAGTTTGAAGAATGGATATAAGTAATGCAAGGGAGAGGTTGTTCAATCTTCTCTATTCACGGTCGTTTCTGTATAGAGAAGATCCTCCATTTAAGCTTGCCAATGGAGGTGTGAGTCCCTATTATTTTAATTGTAAGACAATTACCCTTGATCCTGAGGGGTGCTTCCTTTCGGGAAAGTTGGTTTTTCAGGCGATAAAGGGATTTAATATTGATGCCATCGGTGGACTTACCTTAGGGGCTGATCCAATCTCCTTGTCCACAATACTTGAGGCTTTTCAAAATAGCATTAGGATATCACCCCTTATTGTAAGAAAAGAGCCTAAAAAACATGGCACATCCAGGTGGATAGAGGGGAACCTTGAAGGCGTTCAAAGGGCTGTGGTTGTTGATGATGTTATTACCACTGGTCAGTCCACAATTACCGCAATTGATCGATTAAGGGATTTAGGTATCGAGATTGCAAGTGTTGTTGTCTTGATCGATAGGGAAGAGGGTGGCAGAGAGAATATCGAGGCAACAGGCGTTGAAGTTATCTCTCTTTTCAATAGGACCGATTTCGACCTTAAGATGTCCGATTTGGCTTCAACTTAACTCTATTCCCCTTTTTGGATGAAATCCAACATATTTATTCATACTAGCAACATTCCTTAGAAATGATGGTTGACTGCTCGACAATAAACTGCATTTAGTCTAATCTGTTCACCATAATCCAGAGGATTGCACTATATCTAATTTGTCTCAGCACAAATTTAATTTCTATTTAAGAATGCATCAAGCTGATGGTGATGTGAAAATAATACTGGAATTTATAATATCTTCATTTAGTAAGATTGATCGTGAAACTGCTATACCTTTTTCCCAAGCTTAAAAAAATAGCCATTCCATGGACTATTCAGGCGTTTTTTGAAGATTTAAATAGATTACATTTATGTAATCTATCGAAATTTCGATGCGCTAAGAATAGAATGCTGCCTCATTATCTCTTCACTGTTTTTTTTATATGCTTTTTCAATCTTTGTTTATGGAGTTCATCCAAGGCTGAGCTAATAATTCGTAAGGAACCATATTCTATTCCTGAGAAGAAAGAATACAAGAAGACGATTACTATTGCTGTATTGCCATTTGAAGGATCAATGGAAAGTGAAAGGATGTATCTAAAGGATATTTTGAAAAATTTTCTTGAGGATCGAATTCTATCATACAAATGGATTATAATATCACAACCTGTGAAAAATTTTGAGCGAAGGGGGGTCAAGAGCAATTTTATTGGAAAGGATGGAAATGACACAGGAATAAAATCACAATCCATAATAATGGAGAAGGATAAGCCAGCCAGCGTCATCTCTCCATTCGGAACGAAGAGATCGACCAACTTTCTATCATTGGCGTTAGCGGATAACGATATAATTAATAACATTGCTTATGAAAGGGATTGTGATTCGCTTGATTCTGTTGGGTCGGGTATTGATGTGATTATTGATGGAGGTATATCCCAAAAGGGGAGGGATATTAGGATTGATGTTAAGGTATATAATGATATATATGGAAAGGTGTTTACAATTGGCGAAGAGGGTAGCTTAAAGAATATAAATCAATTATTTGGGAGAGTATTTTCTGAAGTAATGAAGGCAATCATGGTAAATTATGGATATTTGGATATTAGCGTCAATCCACAGGACGCTAAAATATATGTAGACGGCAGATATTTTAGACAAGGTACAAATATTATTTTGGAATCTGGAGATCATAGGGTGGAAATATCCAAGGATGGAAGAAGTGAGGTACGCGATAT encodes:
- the pyrE gene encoding orotate phosphoribosyltransferase — protein: MDISNARERLFNLLYSRSFLYREDPPFKLANGGVSPYYFNCKTITLDPEGCFLSGKLVFQAIKGFNIDAIGGLTLGADPISLSTILEAFQNSIRISPLIVRKEPKKHGTSRWIEGNLEGVQRAVVVDDVITTGQSTITAIDRLRDLGIEIASVVVLIDREEGGRENIEATGVEVISLFNRTDFDLKMSDLAST
- a CDS encoding putative sugar nucleotidyl transferase — translated: MNVVIFEDNNYDSFYPISLTRPLWELRIGCLSLRERIVHYINENYSRANLYFFTRDYLVPHFRQKYPELRINDYSIFDSNEDILFINCTIIPDENIANPQRNVLVLHDNIPMIALVEMNRLRGESVNIVALLLKSECKTEMRNNSIKRLEYVWDLVRYNDKMIQDDFRYFQKFRINDEVNNVTIIGDANQIVIEGNVKIDPFVCIDLTNGPVIIRKNTVINSFTKIEGPCYIGEDCIILGARLRNGCSIGDCCRIGGEVEQSIFHGYSNKYHDGFIGHSYIGEWINLGALTTNSDLKNNYTTVKVYLSGTRVNSENIKVGCFIGDFAKTSIGTLINTGTSIGVGSMVVHSGAMAPYHLPSFTWFINNVIIDPGNFKQFIESCMAMTSRRQIDFSESYNDLLMRLYHMTQDNREKEILKWKRMQR
- a CDS encoding PEGA domain-containing protein, which produces MKLLYLFPKLKKIAIPWTIQAFFEDLNRLHLCNLSKFRCAKNRMLPHYLFTVFFICFFNLCLWSSSKAELIIRKEPYSIPEKKEYKKTITIAVLPFEGSMESERMYLKDILKNFLEDRILSYKWIIISQPVKNFERRGVKSNFIGKDGNDTGIKSQSIIMEKDKPASVISPFGTKRSTNFLSLALADNDIINNIAYERDCDSLDSVGSGIDVIIDGGISQKGRDIRIDVKVYNDIYGKVFTIGEEGSLKNINQLFGRVFSEVMKAIMVNYGYLDISVNPQDAKIYVDGRYFRQGTNIILESGDHRVEISKDGRSEVRDISLLKDESKSFFLSIHLKDVGKENRLDIITNPKGARVYLDSDFIGFSPVVMNQIRKGKYRIRVDMEGHISKYKTLMMGEGEDKRIEFYLEKGESAEFYFSRSKVYSNVFHYSLLTATASLFTAFYFELRVVDEEAKQRGSNFIDAASPTIEEIYQYEGMMKRTGDRIDKYELYRNIFFYSAITLFINSLVFYYLDIAQDDIPIAKIYPQYRYSEDISVWNYNNTGVALTFTFRY
- a CDS encoding replication-associated recombination protein A, which translates into the protein MSKERDIRPLAERCRPHSLDEFVGQKHLLGFGKIINVILEKNIPFSLIMWGDPGTGKTTLARLIAECCEMESYFISAISSGVVDVRKIIERGKENKKNGIQTLLFLDEIHRFNKAQQDAVLGAVEVGSIILIGATTENPSFQVIAPLLSRTRVLKLNKLSEEELLQILDNALDRDEILRDMNLVFEKGVKDKIVGFAQGDARLMLNILETSVLLSDNGRIIEETLMEAVRDQSIYYDRAGDRHYDTISAFIKSLRGSDPNASVYYLARMLISGEDPEFIARRMVIFASEDIGNAYPNAITIATSTLTAVKSIGMPESEIILSQCATFLATSPKSNAAFRAIKSAKAIAKEIDLDIPMHLRNAPTELMKDIGYAKGYKYPHDYEEHFVNEEYLPDKIRDKVFYDPTDEGSEKSMKLRLSRLWPEKYKC
- the rpsU gene encoding 30S ribosomal protein S21 encodes the protein MTSPLEVEVNGDIERAFKNLKKKMAFEGIFKELKRRRYYEKPSEERKRKSEEAARRRIKKMRRISTQNQGKRLIPPKTDFKVEEKRESE
- a CDS encoding energy transducer TonB; this encodes MEKNAEIKISLIVLISFFVHLIFALGVFMPVYNEFMRIQGLNERSSGNRDVIVNINQDDRRVESRNTLMSDRDSSAKGHITKDKGDHWLNNFRDFILKRGKQNVGKTSDKSMDVRDKTGILVTDNTEVIIRLMKYEIGNIIGDDGVGEFTKIPDKNEFNRKNAIFYSTDGRFSFNTQKYKNFKYFKKLKDKVASHWFPPLLANSIIAGFDPLTGSYTPGRVRIMAIPNQLVKIYFTMNREGDVLDVVLVESMGNGALDSSCIDAIQLSRNFGEVPSEIKGNIVVIPFMFGYFVY
- the fusA gene encoding elongation factor G, which gives rise to MLKVYQTQDLRNVVILGHSSTGKSTLFDAILFAGKKIERIGNPNNGTLTSDFDEEEKNRAISIRSSLGFVEVDDVKINIMDTPGMSDFIGEARAALQVAEAAILIVDSVDGVQIETEKAWRYLEENNIPRIIFINKMEKERANYDNVYDNIKSNLNANLIPLCLPIGEGDSIKGIIELKEMKALTPKQDTKDEVYTDIPEEMKSNVEEKREGFIELAAEGDDELIEKFLEGEELTDEEVTIGIRNQFHKASLHPVLCGSSLNSIGIKSLLNVIKSFVPSPSQDKEHLGYDPNNQTKEVIVKSLATEPFSAVIWKTYIDQYAGRSNYMKVISGELVPDTELSNSAKNTKEKITRLYSMIGNKQFEVQKLCCGDIGVVVKLEKTSTRDTLCDPQRPVYLPIINIPQPVFSYAVEPAKKGEEDKIGQIFGKIVDENPTVTYGFNSETGQTVLSGMGEMQLDILLETIKEKNKIEMITKEPRIAYRETITKKAESKYKHKKQTGGHGQYGEVFLRIAPRDRGAGFEFKDSIVGGVIPKQYIPGVEKGIREGMGEGVLAKFPVVDIWVELHYGSYHPVDSSEMSFKIAGRNALKMALEDAGPQLLEPIMEVAIYVDKEFMGDILNDITSKRGRVLGMDSKEASSDSGISLVKAHVPLSEMLRYSIDLRSMTSGKATFEMNFSHYDPISGKIAEKVIEKRKEQLEEEANK
- a CDS encoding YhjD/YihY/BrkB family envelope integrity protein, encoding MSKNSLKISEIKNLKNKISTLLNDIYLGEKTYSKINNKIINGTKVFIVSSKKFILDDCFTKASSIAYMTIISLIPTLTVVLTFYSIFSGVGDKKEELFRRITLFMIEHNIKLNIDPFIEVILSLIENAGKIGGIGAIVMVFSATGVLRTFEKSLDGIWRVKHGRPFILKIIYYWATLTLGPLILISGTTVAARISATFSSPNYNSAYIAKDNKIWVVGNKSNILYSENLNMNFLPLPHDRIDFYNQRIFKFDIGRKTFKKEDEFMFEPRELKKSGFTDIQFIGDYGWIIGDNGIILHTKDMGKSWSFNKFGAFDFNDICMIDQKTGFIAADDGYLLTTKNGGRGWKVIEWKELTSNLKSISFYKSHGIIAGDRGIVLKTIDAGKTWNFIQLDEIIRKNRPISLNYTYHINEDEVLLIGDEGTILYGNTNTKEWNNRKFLNIGYYSALFINSSTGYIAGEKGDLIYTENAGQKWHIINQLPSKINKILHNNNNLWVIGDTGLIMRSSDNGGSWKGMEGKHFGVFLLNFFAPFAFIWLLFLLTYLVIPNTRVQFKPASIGAAFTSTVWVIFILLFIVYIKSLAKGTVAIYGALAAFPLFLLLVYASSLIVLFGAEVSYTLMHPQSYMDTRKALKGKNEINVYYGISILYQIYKKFEEGRGATSYKDLLKITSNQYSELDSFIVLFKEEKIILESGEESFIPANSSSNIILADVITKIHDISFDIPNQSASNPLKNYLHNLFISFKKSREEIVGGKSLNDIIKEIG